GTATCTTCTGGGGGCCGAGCCCCCAGACCCCCACGTTCCCGGGTCTTCGTGGAACCGAGTTCCCAGGCCCCCACGTTCCCTGGTCCTTGTGGAACCGAGTTCCCAGGCCCACCACGTTCCCGGGTCTTCGTGGAACTGGATGCCGTTGTGAAACTATGTGTTCATGAAGGGACGCGTCCTAGTCGTCGACGACGACACCGCACTTGCCGAGATGCTCGGCATCGTGCTCAAGAGTGAGGGCTTCGAGCCACACTTCTGCCCGACCGGAGACAAGGCACTCGACCTGTTCCGCGAGGTGCGCCCCGACCTCGTGCTGCTCGACCTGATGCTGCCGGGCAAGGACGGCATCGACGTCTGCCGCGACATCAGGACGGAATCCGGCACCCCGATCGTGATGCTCACCGCGAAGAGCGACACCGTCGACGTCGTGCTCGGCCTCGAGTCAGGCGCCGACGACTACATCGTGAAGCCGTTCAAGCCCAAGGAGCTGGTGGCCCGGGTACGGGCCAGGCTGCGGCGCTCCGAGGACCCGCTGCCCGAGCTGCTGCAGATCGGCGACCTCGACATCGACGTCGCCGCACACGAGGTCCGCCGCGGTGAGGAGTCGATCTCGCTGACCCCGCTGGAGTTCGACCTGCTCGTCGCGCTCGCCAGGAAGCCGCGCCAGGTGTTCACCCGCGAGGTGCTGCTCGAACAGGTGTGGGGCTACCGGCACGCCGCCGACACCCGGCTGGTGAACGTGCACGTGCAGCGGCTGCGCTCCAAGGTCGAGCAGGACCCGGAGAACCCGCAGGTAGTGGTCACCGTCCGGGGGGTCGGCTACAAGGCGGGCCCGGCCTGACCGAGGTGCACGACGTACGAGCCGAGTAGCGATCGCGGTGCCGCGAGCACCTCGGCCACCGACGCCG
Above is a window of Streptosporangiales bacterium DNA encoding:
- a CDS encoding response regulator, with protein sequence MKGRVLVVDDDTALAEMLGIVLKSEGFEPHFCPTGDKALDLFREVRPDLVLLDLMLPGKDGIDVCRDIRTESGTPIVMLTAKSDTVDVVLGLESGADDYIVKPFKPKELVARVRARLRRSEDPLPELLQIGDLDIDVAAHEVRRGEESISLTPLEFDLLVALARKPRQVFTREVLLEQVWGYRHAADTRLVNVHVQRLRSKVEQDPENPQVVVTVRGVGYKAGPA